The following proteins are encoded in a genomic region of Hoeflea phototrophica DFL-43:
- a CDS encoding virulence factor has translation MANLIIVYWRDIPAQVIVKKGRATAKRELSLRFTEAIDMCAMRTGAAETDDYLDDWRRADPVEVSDDLEGEAEKAAAELEATYDKERLVALVKGGGKESDD, from the coding sequence ATGGCCAACCTCATCATCGTCTATTGGCGCGACATTCCCGCTCAGGTGATCGTCAAGAAAGGACGCGCGACAGCAAAGCGCGAACTGTCCTTGCGCTTCACCGAAGCGATCGACATGTGCGCCATGCGGACCGGCGCCGCCGAAACCGATGACTACCTGGACGACTGGCGCCGGGCCGATCCGGTGGAAGTCTCCGATGACCTGGAGGGCGAGGCCGAGAAGGCCGCAGCCGAATTGGAAGCAACCTATGACAAGGAGCGCCTCGTTGCCCTGGTCAAGGGTGGCGGCAAGGAGAGCGATGACTGA
- a CDS encoding methylenetetrahydrofolate reductase C-terminal domain-containing protein, with protein sequence MTDVPPRFTQAVLNRKTAPKTAYKPSGVSATGRNSRRFAVRLWAVRQSRALEWFYERFANVFLMLHPMWKAVGYQRAEAPVKFIEKHVKGFLFDCRMCGQCVLSSTGMSCPMNCPKQLRNGPCGGVRANGNCEVEPDMPCVWVQAWSGAQKMEGRDKILAVQKPVDQSLRETSSWLRVTANAAAERDAVAQPETVQ encoded by the coding sequence ATGACTGACGTTCCACCACGGTTTACCCAGGCCGTACTCAACCGGAAAACCGCACCGAAGACGGCCTACAAACCCTCCGGGGTGTCCGCCACCGGCCGAAATTCGCGCAGATTTGCAGTGCGGCTTTGGGCCGTGCGGCAATCGCGTGCGCTCGAATGGTTCTACGAGCGCTTTGCCAATGTCTTTCTGATGCTGCACCCGATGTGGAAAGCGGTCGGCTACCAGCGCGCCGAAGCGCCGGTCAAATTCATCGAGAAGCACGTCAAGGGCTTCCTGTTCGATTGCCGGATGTGCGGCCAGTGCGTGCTGTCCTCGACCGGCATGTCGTGTCCGATGAACTGCCCCAAGCAGTTGCGCAACGGCCCCTGCGGCGGGGTTCGTGCCAATGGCAATTGCGAAGTCGAGCCTGATATGCCCTGCGTCTGGGTGCAGGCCTGGTCCGGCGCCCAGAAGATGGAAGGGCGCGACAAGATCCTGGCCGTACAGAAGCCTGTCGATCAGTCGCTGCGCGAAACCTCGTCCTGGCTGCGTGTCACCGCCAACGCCGCAGCTGAGCGCGACGCAGTTGCCCAGCCGGAAACAGTCCAATGA
- a CDS encoding methylenetetrahydrofolate reductase — protein sequence MNQADTNPNDPSALLEPLPGHSSLGRLERILRRGEFAVTAELNPPDSANPQDVYERAAIFDGWVDGINAVDASGANAHMSSVGICALLTRMGYAPIMQISCRDKNRIAIQGDVLGASAMGVQNILCLTGDGVQAGDQPGAKPVFDLDCMSLLETIRIMRDNSKFLSGRKLTSPPTVFLGAAINPFAPPQDFRVHRLAKKIAAGAQFVQSQYCYDVPMFRNYMQQVVPEHGNIRNYMQQVRDMGLDKECFILCGVGPLASARTARWMRSNVPGVHIPDTIIERLEGAKDQKAEGKRICIDIINEVKEIEGVSGIHVMAYRQEEFVAEIVHESGVLKGRRPWTKEPTSMDEMVAARMEEILEEPKHLLHEMAGAASEPDTQE from the coding sequence ATGAATCAGGCGGACACCAACCCCAACGATCCCAGTGCCCTGCTCGAACCTTTGCCGGGACATTCGTCCCTCGGACGCCTGGAACGGATTCTGCGCCGTGGCGAATTCGCTGTCACCGCCGAACTCAATCCGCCCGACAGCGCCAACCCGCAGGATGTCTACGAACGCGCGGCGATTTTTGATGGCTGGGTTGACGGTATCAACGCCGTCGATGCCTCCGGTGCCAACGCGCACATGTCCTCGGTCGGCATCTGTGCATTGCTGACCCGCATGGGCTACGCCCCGATCATGCAGATTTCCTGCCGCGACAAGAACCGCATCGCCATTCAGGGTGACGTTCTTGGGGCCTCGGCCATGGGCGTGCAGAACATCCTGTGCTTGACCGGCGACGGTGTGCAGGCCGGTGACCAACCTGGCGCCAAGCCGGTGTTCGATCTCGACTGCATGTCGCTGCTCGAAACCATCCGCATTATGCGCGACAATTCGAAATTCCTTTCGGGCCGTAAACTGACCAGCCCACCGACGGTGTTTCTGGGTGCTGCCATCAATCCATTTGCGCCCCCCCAGGATTTCCGTGTTCATCGCCTCGCCAAGAAGATCGCCGCCGGCGCGCAGTTCGTGCAAAGCCAATATTGCTACGATGTTCCCATGTTCAGGAACTACATGCAGCAGGTAGTTCCTGAACATGGGAACATCAGGAACTACATGCAGCAGGTGCGCGACATGGGCCTCGACAAGGAATGCTTCATTCTGTGTGGCGTCGGTCCGCTCGCCTCGGCCCGCACCGCGCGCTGGATGCGCTCGAATGTTCCCGGTGTTCACATCCCCGACACGATCATCGAGCGCCTCGAAGGCGCCAAGGACCAGAAGGCCGAAGGCAAGCGCATCTGCATTGACATCATCAATGAGGTCAAGGAAATCGAAGGCGTGTCCGGGATCCATGTCATGGCCTACCGGCAGGAGGAATTCGTTGCCGAGATCGTCCACGAGTCAGGTGTGCTCAAGGGTCGGCGGCCCTGGACCAAGGAGCCCACATCCATGGATGAAATGGTCGCGGCACGGATGGAGGAAATCCTTGAAGAGCCCAAGCATCTGCTCCATGAAATGGCCGGTGCCGCAAGCGAGCCGGACACGCAGGAATAG
- a CDS encoding methyltetrahydrofolate cobalamin methyltransferase, translated as MTRTIVASATKEVIIGFDQPFCVIGERINPTGRKKLAAEMVEGNFETVIKDALAQVAAGATMLDVNAGVTSVNPNETEPGLLVQTLEIVQDLVDVPLSIDSSVTAAIEAALKVAKGRPLVNSVTGEEEKLEAILPLCKKYDVPVVAISNDETGISEDPDVRFAVAKKIVERAADFGIKPYDIVVDPLVMPIGAMGTAGQQVFALLHRLRHELKVNTTCGLSNVSFGLPHRHGINAGFIPMVIGAGMTSAIMNPCRPQEMEAVRAANVLNGTDPNCMNWIKTYKDYQPHVAGSAPAPQSTAPSGGDGGRRRGGRAGRSGGA; from the coding sequence ATGACCCGCACCATCGTCGCCTCCGCCACTAAAGAAGTGATCATCGGTTTTGATCAGCCCTTCTGCGTGATCGGCGAACGCATCAACCCGACCGGCCGCAAGAAACTGGCAGCCGAAATGGTGGAAGGCAATTTCGAAACGGTCATCAAGGATGCCCTGGCCCAGGTTGCCGCAGGCGCAACCATGCTCGACGTCAATGCCGGCGTGACCTCGGTCAACCCGAACGAGACCGAGCCCGGGCTTCTGGTCCAAACACTTGAAATCGTTCAGGATCTGGTCGACGTACCACTTTCGATCGACAGCTCGGTCACCGCTGCGATCGAAGCCGCGCTGAAGGTCGCCAAGGGCCGGCCGCTGGTCAATTCCGTCACCGGCGAAGAGGAAAAACTCGAAGCCATCCTGCCGCTTTGCAAGAAATACGACGTCCCGGTGGTGGCAATCTCCAACGACGAAACCGGCATCTCTGAAGACCCGGACGTGCGTTTCGCCGTTGCCAAGAAGATTGTCGAACGCGCCGCCGATTTCGGCATCAAGCCTTACGACATCGTGGTTGATCCGCTGGTCATGCCGATTGGCGCGATGGGCACCGCCGGCCAGCAGGTCTTCGCACTGCTGCACCGTCTGCGCCATGAGCTCAAGGTCAACACCACCTGCGGCCTTTCCAACGTCTCCTTTGGCCTGCCCCACCGCCACGGCATCAACGCCGGTTTCATCCCCATGGTGATCGGCGCCGGCATGACGTCGGCGATCATGAACCCCTGCCGCCCGCAGGAAATGGAAGCCGTGCGCGCCGCCAATGTCTTGAACGGCACCGACCCCAATTGCATGAACTGGATCAAGACCTACAAGGACTACCAGCCCCATGTGGCCGGCTCCGCCCCCGCCCCGCAGTCCACAGCCCCCTCCGGCGGCGATGGCGGACGCCGCCGCGGCGGTCGCGCCGGAAGATCGGGCGGGGCGTAA
- a CDS encoding GIY-YIG nuclease family protein, whose translation MVEATVYILRCADGSYYTGLTKQAVEARVWEHNNLPSETSYTAKRRPVELVFSETYDLIVDAIARERQIKGWSRRKKEALIAQNYEGLPELSRRGHLVPKT comes from the coding sequence ATGGTCGAGGCAACTGTTTACATTCTTCGCTGTGCGGATGGCAGCTATTATACTGGATTGACCAAGCAGGCGGTTGAGGCCCGAGTATGGGAGCATAACAATCTGCCGAGCGAGACCAGCTATACGGCCAAGCGACGACCGGTCGAACTGGTGTTTTCCGAGACCTACGATCTTATTGTCGACGCAATCGCCCGCGAGCGGCAGATCAAGGGGTGGTCGAGGCGCAAAAAGGAAGCCCTGATCGCTCAGAATTATGAAGGATTGCCGGAGCTTTCGCGCCGCGGGCATCTTGTCCCAAAAACATAG
- a CDS encoding ASKHA domain-containing protein: MTDATDHLVLFMPSGKRGRFATDTPVLEAARQLGVHVESVCGGRGICGRCQVEVQEGVFAKHGITSSNEHISAFGGNETRYAEKRDLKAGRRLSCSAKILGDLVIDIPQDAVVNAQVVRKDSDGRVIERNPAIQMCYVEVEEPDMHKPLGDLDRLLQAVEADWGFKNVTVDAYLYGQVQQILRKGNWKVTAAIHEPLHGGPATLVALYPGLKNEAYGIACDIGSTTIAMHLSSLLSGRTLASSGASNPQIRFGEDLMSRVSYVMMNPDGREGMTKAVREALNELIDKVCAQGEVDRADILDAVFVGNPIMHHLFLGIDPTELGGAPFALAVSGAVNVKSSEIGLPLNPGARVYMLPCIAGHVGADAAAATLTEGPHRQDEMMLLVDVGTNAEIVLGNSSRTVAASSPTGPAFEGAEISCGQRAAPGAIERIRINPETLEPRYRVIGIEPWSDEPGFDEAAAKVGVTGVCGSGIIEIIAEMYLAGIITEDGVINGDLAARSPRIIGNGRTFSYLLRDGEQRLMVTQNDVRAIQLAKAALYAGIKLLMDKQGIDHVDRIGLAGAFGSFIDPKYALVLGLVPDCDLERVKAVGNAAGTGARMALLNRSHRREIEATVTRIEKIETALESKFQDHFVNAMALPNKIDAFPRLAEVVKLPERSMDTAAADGVEPGAARRRGGRRNRS, from the coding sequence ATGACCGATGCCACCGACCACCTCGTCCTGTTCATGCCATCGGGCAAGCGCGGCCGCTTTGCCACCGACACGCCGGTGCTTGAAGCCGCGCGGCAACTGGGCGTGCATGTCGAAAGCGTCTGCGGCGGGCGTGGCATATGTGGCCGTTGCCAGGTCGAGGTTCAGGAGGGCGTCTTTGCCAAGCACGGCATCACCTCGTCCAACGAGCACATTTCCGCCTTTGGCGGCAACGAGACCCGTTACGCCGAAAAACGGGACCTGAAAGCCGGCCGCAGGCTGTCCTGCTCGGCAAAAATCCTCGGCGACCTGGTCATCGATATCCCGCAGGACGCCGTGGTCAATGCGCAGGTGGTGCGCAAGGATTCCGATGGCCGCGTCATCGAGCGCAACCCGGCAATCCAGATGTGCTATGTCGAGGTCGAAGAGCCTGACATGCACAAGCCGCTCGGCGATCTCGACCGGTTGCTTCAGGCTGTCGAGGCCGACTGGGGCTTCAAGAACGTCACCGTCGACGCCTATCTCTACGGCCAGGTGCAGCAGATCCTGCGCAAGGGCAACTGGAAGGTCACCGCCGCAATCCACGAACCTCTCCATGGCGGGCCGGCCACACTGGTGGCACTCTATCCCGGTCTCAAGAACGAAGCCTACGGGATTGCCTGCGACATCGGCTCGACCACCATCGCCATGCATCTGTCGTCGCTGCTGTCGGGCCGCACGCTGGCCTCCTCGGGCGCATCCAATCCGCAGATCCGCTTCGGCGAAGACCTGATGAGCCGGGTCTCCTACGTGATGATGAACCCCGATGGCCGCGAGGGCATGACCAAGGCCGTGCGCGAGGCGCTCAACGAGCTGATCGACAAGGTCTGTGCCCAGGGTGAAGTCGACCGTGCCGACATTCTCGATGCAGTCTTCGTCGGCAACCCGATCATGCATCATCTGTTTCTTGGCATCGATCCGACCGAACTGGGCGGCGCCCCCTTCGCGCTCGCCGTCTCCGGCGCGGTCAATGTCAAATCATCCGAGATCGGCCTGCCGCTCAATCCCGGCGCGCGGGTCTATATGCTGCCCTGCATCGCAGGCCATGTCGGCGCAGACGCGGCCGCAGCGACACTCACCGAAGGTCCGCACCGCCAGGACGAGATGATGCTGCTGGTCGATGTCGGCACCAATGCCGAGATCGTGCTCGGCAACTCGTCGCGTACCGTCGCCGCCTCCTCGCCAACCGGCCCGGCCTTCGAGGGGGCTGAAATCTCCTGCGGCCAGCGCGCCGCCCCCGGCGCGATCGAGCGCATTCGCATCAACCCCGAAACACTGGAGCCACGCTACCGTGTCATCGGTATCGAGCCCTGGTCGGATGAACCCGGTTTTGACGAGGCCGCCGCCAAGGTCGGCGTCACCGGCGTCTGCGGCTCCGGCATCATCGAGATCATCGCCGAGATGTATCTCGCAGGCATTATCACCGAAGATGGCGTGATCAATGGCGACCTCGCGGCAAGAAGCCCGCGCATCATCGGCAATGGCCGCACCTTCTCCTATCTGCTGCGCGATGGTGAACAGCGGCTCATGGTCACCCAGAACGATGTCCGCGCCATCCAGCTCGCCAAGGCCGCGCTCTATGCCGGCATCAAGCTGTTGATGGACAAGCAGGGCATCGATCACGTCGACCGCATCGGCCTCGCCGGGGCCTTCGGCTCCTTCATCGACCCCAAATATGCGCTGGTGCTCGGTCTGGTGCCCGATTGCGATCTCGAGCGGGTCAAGGCCGTGGGCAACGCCGCGGGCACCGGGGCACGCATGGCGCTGCTCAACCGCAGCCATCGCCGCGAGATCGAGGCCACCGTCACCCGTATCGAGAAGATCGAAACCGCACTTGAGAGCAAGTTCCAGGATCATTTCGTCAACGCCATGGCGCTGCCCAACAAGATCGACGCCTTCCCCCGGCTCGCCGAAGTGGTGAAGCTCCCCGAACGCTCGATGGACACCGCAGCCGCCGATGGTGTCGAGCCGGGCGCTGCCAGACGCCGCGGCGGACGGCGCAACCGCAGTTGA